One window of Tenacibaculum maritimum NCIMB 2154 genomic DNA carries:
- the rplJ gene encoding 50S ribosomal protein L10, whose amino-acid sequence MTREEKSKVIQDLTAQLADTNTVYLADISGLDATTTSNLRRACFKANVQLAVVKNTLLSKAMEASDKDFGDLPTVLKGNTSMMIAEAANAPAKLIKEFRKKSKKPLLKGAFAEESVYIGDDQLDTLVNIKSREELIGDIITLLQSPAKNVVSALQSGGNKLSGILTTLSEK is encoded by the coding sequence ATGACTAGAGAAGAAAAATCAAAAGTAATTCAAGATTTAACAGCGCAGTTAGCAGATACGAACACCGTCTATTTAGCAGATATATCTGGTTTAGACGCTACTACTACATCTAACTTACGTAGAGCTTGTTTTAAAGCAAACGTACAATTGGCTGTTGTAAAAAATACGTTACTTTCTAAAGCAATGGAAGCCTCTGATAAAGATTTCGGAGATTTACCAACTGTATTAAAAGGGAACACATCAATGATGATTGCTGAAGCAGCAAATGCACCAGCAAAGTTAATTAAAGAATTTAGAAAGAAGTCTAAAAAGCCTCTATTAAAAGGAGCGTTTGCAGAAGAGTCTGTTTACATTGGAGATGACCAATTAGATACTCTTGTAAACATCAAGTCTAGAGAAGAACTTATCGGAGATATCATCACATTATTACAATCACCTGCTAAGAATGTTGTTTCAGCATTACAATCAGGAGGTAATAAACTTTCAGGAATACTTACAACGTTATCTGAAAAATAA
- the rplA gene encoding 50S ribosomal protein L1, with amino-acid sequence MAKLTKKQKEAHAKLDRSKVYDLKDASTLVKEITNVKFDASVDLAIRLGVDPRKANQMVRGVVTLPHGTGKDVKVLALVTPDKEAEAKEAGADYVGLDEYLQKIKGGWTDVDVIITMPSVMGKLGPLGRILGPRGLMPNPKTGTVTMDVAKAVKDVKAGKIDFKVDKTGIVHAAIGKASFNADMLAENANELVQTIIKLKPTAAKGTYIKSIFMSSTMSPSVAVDVKSVS; translated from the coding sequence ATGGCAAAATTAACAAAGAAGCAAAAAGAAGCTCATGCTAAATTAGATAGATCTAAAGTTTATGACTTGAAAGATGCATCTACATTAGTAAAAGAAATTACAAATGTGAAATTTGATGCATCTGTAGATCTAGCTATTCGTTTAGGAGTTGATCCTAGAAAAGCAAATCAAATGGTACGTGGTGTTGTAACATTACCACACGGAACAGGTAAAGATGTAAAGGTATTAGCATTAGTTACTCCAGATAAAGAAGCGGAAGCTAAAGAAGCAGGAGCTGACTATGTAGGATTGGATGAATATCTTCAAAAAATTAAAGGAGGTTGGACTGATGTTGATGTTATCATTACAATGCCAAGTGTAATGGGTAAATTAGGACCTTTAGGACGTATTCTAGGACCAAGAGGATTAATGCCAAACCCAAAGACTGGTACGGTAACTATGGATGTAGCAAAGGCAGTTAAGGATGTAAAAGCAGGTAAAATTGACTTTAAAGTTGATAAGACAGGTATTGTACATGCTGCTATAGGAAAAGCATCTTTTAATGCTGATATGCTTGCTGAAAACGCAAACGAATTAGTTCAAACGATTATTAAATTAAAGCCAACAGCAGCTAAAGGTACCTATATTAAGAGTATTTTTATGTCTAGTACAATGAGTCCTAGTGTTGCTGTAGATGTAAAATCTGTATCATAA
- the rplK gene encoding 50S ribosomal protein L11 — MAKEVSKVVKLQVKGGAANPSPPVGPALGAAGVNIMEFCKQFNARTQDKAGKVLPVVITVYKDKSFDFVVKTPPAAVQLLEAAKIKKGSGEPNRKKVADVTWDQIKTIAEDKMADLNAFELTSAMKMIAGTARSMGLTVSGDAPA; from the coding sequence ATGGCAAAAGAAGTAAGCAAAGTAGTTAAATTACAAGTAAAGGGAGGTGCAGCGAACCCATCGCCACCGGTTGGACCTGCTTTAGGAGCTGCTGGTGTAAACATTATGGAGTTCTGTAAGCAGTTTAATGCGAGAACTCAAGATAAAGCTGGAAAAGTATTACCAGTAGTTATCACTGTTTATAAAGACAAATCTTTTGATTTTGTTGTAAAAACACCACCAGCTGCAGTACAATTGTTAGAAGCAGCCAAAATTAAGAAAGGTTCAGGAGAACCAAACAGAAAAAAAGTAGCTGATGTTACTTGGGATCAAATTAAAACAATAGCAGAAGATAAGATGGCAGATTTAAATGCTTTTGAATTGACTTCAGCTATGAAGATGATTGCAGGTACAGCTCGTTCTATGGGATTAACAGTTAGTGGAGATGCTCCAGCATAA
- the rpoB gene encoding DNA-directed RNA polymerase subunit beta, translating to MATTNNTERINFASSKLGTDYPDFLDIQVKSFQDFFQLQTKADERGEEGLYKTFMDNFPITDTRNNFVLEFLDYFVDPPRYSIQECIERGLTHSVPLKARLKLYCTDPEHEDFETIVQDVYLGTIPYMTNSGTFVINGAERVVVSQLHRSPGVFFGQSFHANGTKLYSARVIPFKGSWIEFATDINQVMYAYIDRKKKLPVTTLFRAIGFERDKDILEIFDLAEEVKVSKAGLKKVLGRRLAARVLKTWHEDFVDEDTGEVVSIERNEIIFDRDTIIEKDDIEEIIESGAKTVLLHKEDNQMGDYAIIHNTLQKDPTNSEKEAVEHIYRQLRNAEPPDEETARGIIDKLFFSEQRYNLGEVGRFRMNTKLGLDEPMDQKVLTKNDIITIIKYLIELINSKAEVDDIDHLSNRRVRTVGEQLAGQFGVGLARMARTIRERMNVRDNEVFTPIDLINAKTLSSVINSFFGTNQLSQFMDQTNPLAEITHKRRLSALGPGGLSRERAGFEVRDVHYTHYGRLCPIETPEGPNIGLISSLAVFAKVNNLGFIETPYKKVIEGNVDVDQEHVYLSAEEEEGMKIAQSNLEVTDEGNFVSDKVIAREEGDFPVVTPNDIDYMDVAPNQIASISASLIPFLEHDDANRALMGSNMMRQAVPLLRPESPIVGTGLERRVAKDSRILINAEGAGVVDYVDANKIIIKYDRTEEERLISFDPDEKSYNLIKFRKTNQGTNINLKPIVRKGDRVEEGQVLCEGYATQKGELALGRNMKVAFMPWKGYNFEDAIVISEKVVREDIFTSIHIDEYSLDVRDTKLGTEELTNDIPNVSEEATKDLDENGMIRIGAEVKPGDILIGKITPKGESDPTPEEKLLRAIFGDKAGDVKDASLKASPSLRGVVIDKKLFKRAVKDKNKRARDKEAVAALEASFVSKFEGLKERLVDKLFGLISGKTSQGVYNDLGEEVLPKGKKYTQKMLNAVEDFTHLNGVWTTDKTLNKLVVELVHNYKIKVNDLQGVLRREKFTISVGDELPAGILKLAKIYIAKKRKLKVGDKMAGRHGNKGIVARIVRQEDMPFLEDGTPVDIVLNPLGVPSRMNIGQIYETVLGWAGQKLDKKYATPIFDGASLDQINAFTDEAGIPRFGHTYLYDGGTGKRFDQPATVGIIYMIKLGHMIEDKMHARSIGPYSLITQQPLGGKAQFGGQRFGEMEVWALEAYGASSILREILTVKSDDVLGRAKTYESIVKGETMPEPGLPESFNVLMHELKGLGLDVKLEE from the coding sequence TTGGCAACGACAAATAATACTGAAAGAATTAACTTCGCATCATCAAAATTAGGAACTGACTACCCAGACTTTTTGGATATTCAAGTAAAATCTTTCCAAGATTTTTTCCAATTACAAACTAAGGCTGATGAACGTGGAGAAGAAGGTTTATACAAAACCTTTATGGATAACTTTCCAATAACAGATACGCGTAACAACTTTGTTTTAGAGTTTTTAGATTACTTTGTAGATCCACCGAGATATAGCATACAAGAATGTATTGAAAGAGGATTGACGCATAGTGTACCTTTAAAAGCTCGTTTAAAACTATATTGTACAGATCCAGAGCATGAAGATTTTGAAACAATTGTTCAAGATGTTTATTTAGGAACTATTCCTTACATGACAAATTCTGGTACTTTTGTAATAAACGGAGCAGAAAGAGTTGTAGTATCTCAGTTACACCGTTCACCAGGTGTATTTTTTGGGCAATCGTTTCATGCAAATGGAACAAAATTATATTCAGCTAGGGTAATACCTTTTAAAGGTTCTTGGATAGAATTTGCAACAGATATCAATCAGGTAATGTATGCCTATATTGATAGAAAGAAAAAATTACCAGTTACAACATTATTTAGAGCCATCGGTTTTGAAAGAGATAAAGATATTTTAGAAATCTTTGATCTAGCAGAAGAAGTGAAAGTTTCTAAAGCAGGGTTAAAGAAAGTTTTAGGGCGTAGATTAGCAGCGAGAGTTTTAAAAACATGGCATGAAGATTTCGTAGATGAGGATACAGGAGAAGTAGTATCAATAGAAAGAAACGAGATTATTTTTGACCGTGATACGATTATTGAAAAAGATGATATTGAGGAAATCATAGAGTCTGGTGCAAAAACGGTATTGTTGCACAAAGAAGATAATCAAATGGGAGATTATGCAATCATCCATAACACACTACAAAAAGATCCTACAAACTCTGAAAAAGAGGCTGTAGAGCATATATATAGACAATTACGTAATGCTGAACCGCCAGATGAGGAAACAGCAAGAGGAATTATAGATAAGTTATTTTTCTCTGAACAACGTTATAACCTAGGTGAAGTAGGTCGTTTTAGAATGAATACCAAATTAGGTTTAGATGAACCTATGGACCAAAAGGTATTGACTAAAAATGATATCATTACGATTATCAAATATTTGATTGAGTTAATCAATTCAAAAGCTGAGGTAGATGATATTGACCACTTATCTAATCGTCGTGTTCGTACAGTAGGAGAGCAGTTGGCAGGTCAGTTTGGGGTAGGTTTAGCACGTATGGCTAGAACGATTCGTGAAAGAATGAACGTTCGTGATAACGAGGTGTTTACTCCTATCGATTTAATTAATGCGAAGACATTATCTTCTGTAATTAATTCATTCTTTGGGACAAATCAATTATCTCAATTTATGGATCAAACAAATCCGTTAGCTGAGATTACTCATAAACGTCGTTTATCAGCGTTAGGACCTGGTGGTTTATCGAGGGAAAGAGCTGGATTCGAGGTTCGTGATGTTCACTATACTCACTATGGTCGTTTATGTCCTATTGAAACACCAGAGGGACCAAATATTGGATTGATTTCATCTTTAGCTGTTTTTGCTAAAGTGAATAATTTAGGGTTCATAGAAACTCCTTATAAAAAGGTAATAGAAGGAAATGTAGATGTAGATCAAGAGCATGTTTATTTGAGTGCAGAGGAAGAGGAAGGAATGAAAATAGCTCAGTCTAATTTAGAAGTAACTGATGAAGGAAATTTCGTATCAGATAAAGTTATTGCTAGAGAAGAAGGAGATTTTCCAGTTGTAACGCCAAATGATATTGATTATATGGACGTTGCGCCAAATCAAATAGCCTCTATATCAGCGTCTTTAATTCCTTTCTTAGAGCATGATGATGCAAACCGTGCTTTGATGGGATCAAATATGATGCGTCAAGCGGTACCATTACTACGTCCAGAATCTCCTATTGTAGGAACAGGTTTGGAGCGTAGAGTAGCAAAAGATTCTCGTATATTAATCAATGCAGAAGGAGCAGGAGTTGTAGATTATGTAGATGCAAATAAAATTATAATTAAGTACGATAGAACGGAGGAAGAACGCTTGATAAGCTTTGATCCAGATGAAAAATCATATAACCTGATTAAGTTTAGAAAAACGAATCAAGGAACAAATATCAACTTAAAACCTATTGTAAGAAAAGGAGATAGGGTTGAAGAAGGACAAGTACTTTGTGAAGGTTATGCAACGCAAAAAGGAGAATTAGCTTTAGGTAGAAACATGAAAGTAGCCTTTATGCCTTGGAAAGGGTATAACTTTGAGGATGCGATTGTAATTTCTGAAAAAGTTGTTCGTGAAGATATTTTCACTTCTATTCATATTGATGAGTATTCTTTAGATGTTCGAGATACTAAGTTAGGTACAGAAGAATTAACAAATGATATTCCTAATGTTTCAGAAGAGGCTACTAAAGACTTAGATGAAAATGGAATGATCCGTATAGGAGCGGAAGTAAAACCAGGAGATATTTTAATAGGTAAGATTACTCCTAAAGGGGAATCAGATCCAACTCCTGAAGAAAAATTACTAAGAGCTATCTTTGGTGATAAAGCAGGTGATGTAAAAGATGCATCATTAAAAGCCTCACCATCTTTAAGAGGGGTAGTTATAGATAAAAAATTATTTAAAAGAGCAGTAAAAGATAAAAACAAAAGAGCTCGTGATAAGGAAGCAGTAGCGGCTTTAGAAGCTTCTTTTGTATCAAAATTTGAAGGCTTAAAAGAACGTTTAGTAGATAAATTGTTTGGTTTAATTAGTGGAAAAACATCACAAGGAGTATATAATGACTTAGGAGAAGAAGTTTTACCTAAAGGGAAAAAATATACTCAAAAGATGTTGAATGCTGTAGAAGATTTTACACATTTAAATGGTGTTTGGACTACTGATAAAACGTTGAATAAATTGGTTGTTGAACTAGTTCATAACTATAAGATTAAAGTAAATGATTTACAAGGAGTTTTACGTCGTGAAAAGTTTACTATTTCTGTAGGAGATGAATTACCAGCTGGTATTTTAAAACTTGCTAAGATTTACATTGCAAAAAAACGTAAATTAAAAGTAGGTGATAAAATGGCAGGGCGTCACGGAAATAAAGGTATCGTAGCACGTATTGTACGTCAAGAGGATATGCCTTTCTTAGAAGATGGAACGCCTGTAGATATCGTATTAAACCCATTAGGGGTACCATCACGTATGAATATCGGTCAAATTTACGAAACTGTTTTAGGATGGGCAGGTCAAAAATTAGATAAGAAATATGCAACACCAATCTTTGATGGGGCATCTCTAGATCAAATTAATGCTTTTACAGATGAAGCAGGAATTCCAAGATTTGGCCATACCTATTTATATGATGGAGGAACAGGAAAACGTTTTGATCAACCTGCTACCGTTGGTATAATCTATATGATTAAGTTAGGGCACATGATTGAAGATAAAATGCATGCTCGTTCTATAGGTCCTTACTCATTGATTACACAGCAACCATTAGGAGGTAAAGCTCAGTTTGGAGGTCAGCGTTTTGGAGAAATGGAGGTTTGGGCTCTTGAGGCATATGGGGCATCGAGTATCCTAAGAGAGATCTTAACGGTGAAATCGGATGATGTATTAGGAAGAGCTAAAACATATGAAAGTATTGTTAAAGGAGAAACAATGCCAGAACCAGGTTTACCAGAATCGTTTAATGTATTAATGCACGAGTTAAAAGGACTTGGTTTAGACGTTAAATTAGAAGAGTAA
- the secE gene encoding preprotein translocase subunit SecE, whose translation MNNFTQYIKDSFEELSSNVTWIPREEAQKSTVIVAAFTILFALAVFVIDKVFQTGLDNFFKMFSN comes from the coding sequence ATGAATAACTTTACACAATATATTAAAGATTCTTTTGAAGAATTAAGTAGCAATGTTACTTGGATTCCTAGAGAAGAAGCTCAAAAATCTACGGTAATTGTAGCAGCTTTTACAATCTTATTTGCTTTAGCTGTATTCGTTATTGATAAAGTTTTTCAAACAGGATTAGATAACTTTTTCAAAATGTTTAGCAATTAA
- the nusG gene encoding transcription termination/antitermination protein NusG, producing the protein MTDSVMKWYVVRAVGGQENKVKAYIETDIARFGLSDYVNQVLVPKEKVIQIRNGKKTNKERVYFPGYIMVEANLAGEVPHVIKSVTGVIGFLGETKGGDPVPLRKSEVNRMLGKVDELSIKDENIAIPYTVGETVKVVDGPFNGFDGTVEKVNEEKRKLEVMVKIFGRKTPLELSYMQVEKI; encoded by the coding sequence ATGACTGATTCAGTAATGAAGTGGTATGTTGTACGAGCTGTTGGTGGTCAAGAAAATAAGGTAAAAGCTTATATTGAAACCGATATAGCTCGTTTTGGTTTGTCTGATTATGTAAATCAGGTGTTAGTACCAAAAGAAAAAGTGATTCAAATTCGTAATGGCAAAAAAACGAATAAAGAAAGAGTCTATTTTCCGGGTTATATCATGGTAGAAGCTAATTTGGCAGGAGAGGTGCCTCACGTAATAAAATCAGTAACAGGTGTTATTGGTTTTTTAGGTGAAACAAAAGGAGGAGATCCTGTACCTCTAAGAAAATCAGAGGTAAATAGAATGCTAGGTAAGGTAGATGAATTATCTATAAAGGATGAGAACATAGCCATACCATATACGGTCGGAGAAACAGTAAAAGTAGTTGATGGACCTTTTAATGGTTTTGATGGTACTGTAGAAAAAGTAAACGAAGAAAAACGTAAACTTGAAGTAATGGTAAAGATTTTTGGAAGAAAAACACCATTAGAGTTAAGTTATATGCAAGTAGAAAAGATTTAA
- the rplL gene encoding 50S ribosomal protein L7/L12 produces the protein MADLKDFAEQLVNLTVKEVNDLATILKEEYGIEPAAAAVAVAGPAAGGADGGADEKTEFDVILKAAGSSKLAVVKLVKELTGLGLKEAKGIVDSAPAAVKEAVSKDEAEGLKKSLEEAGAEVELK, from the coding sequence ATGGCAGATTTAAAAGATTTCGCAGAACAATTAGTTAACTTAACAGTAAAAGAAGTTAATGATTTAGCTACTATCTTAAAAGAAGAGTATGGTATTGAGCCAGCAGCAGCAGCAGTAGCAGTAGCAGGACCAGCAGCAGGTGGAGCTGATGGAGGAGCTGACGAGAAAACTGAATTTGACGTAATCTTAAAAGCAGCAGGTTCTTCTAAATTAGCAGTAGTAAAGCTAGTTAAAGAATTAACTGGATTAGGATTAAAAGAAGCTAAAGGTATCGTAGATAGCGCGCCAGCAGCAGTAAAAGAAGCAGTGTCTAAAGATGAGGCAGAAGGTCTTAAAAAGTCTTTAGAGGAGGCTGGAGCTGAAGTAGAGCTTAAGTAA